Proteins encoded together in one Candidatus Cloacimonadota bacterium window:
- a CDS encoding V-type ATP synthase subunit A: MTKGTVKGIISNMVQVEVDGPVFQNEICYIDLKGTKLMAEVIKVSGNIASTQVFESTRGLRVGDPVEFTQRMLEVKLGPGMLSKNYDGLQDDLNKMRGLYLERGDYTDPLDEDSVWEFEPLVKAGDELIPGDWLGSVQENWIDHKIMVPFSLEGKFKVKSVAAKGSYKITDTIATVIDSEGQELALNMIQYWPVKLPIRSYKAKPRPFKMMETGIRTIDTLNPIAEGGTGFTPGPFGTGKTVLQHNISQNAEADLIIVAACGERANEVVELFTEFPELDDPRTGRKLMERTIIVCNTSNMPVAAREASVYTAMSIAEYYRGMGLKVLLLADSTSRWAQALREMSNRMEELPGPDAYPMDLPAIISNFYSRAGYVYLNNGTPGSITFIGAVSPAGGNLKEPVTESTKKAARCFYSLSQDRADSKRYPAVDPIDSYSKYLEYDEVREYLDENIAPGWVDSVTKAKDILLRGKEAKDQINILGDDGVPLDYHSRFWKSELLDRIILVQDGFDVVDKSSPMKRQAYMLNFVLDLCNTEFSFDNFEELQPYYNRLINALTQMNYQPFENEEFKAYEDQINKIVEERRVN, encoded by the coding sequence ATGACCAAAGGCACTGTTAAAGGTATCATCAGCAACATGGTCCAGGTCGAGGTGGACGGTCCCGTTTTCCAAAACGAGATTTGCTACATCGATTTAAAGGGCACCAAACTGATGGCCGAAGTGATTAAAGTGTCCGGAAACATCGCCTCCACCCAGGTGTTTGAAAGCACTCGTGGCCTGAGAGTTGGCGACCCTGTCGAGTTTACCCAGCGCATGCTGGAGGTAAAGCTCGGCCCCGGAATGCTTTCCAAAAACTACGACGGCCTCCAGGACGACCTCAACAAAATGAGAGGGCTCTACCTGGAGCGTGGCGACTACACCGACCCGCTGGATGAAGACAGCGTTTGGGAGTTTGAACCGCTTGTGAAAGCCGGAGATGAGCTTATCCCTGGCGATTGGCTTGGCAGCGTGCAGGAAAACTGGATTGACCATAAAATCATGGTTCCCTTCAGTTTGGAAGGAAAATTCAAGGTGAAAAGCGTGGCGGCAAAAGGTTCCTACAAAATCACAGACACCATCGCCACCGTCATCGACTCCGAAGGCCAGGAATTGGCATTGAACATGATTCAATATTGGCCGGTAAAACTGCCCATCCGCTCCTACAAAGCCAAACCGCGTCCCTTCAAAATGATGGAAACCGGCATCCGCACCATCGACACTCTCAACCCCATCGCTGAAGGCGGCACAGGTTTCACTCCCGGACCTTTTGGAACGGGAAAAACAGTGCTCCAGCACAATATTTCTCAAAACGCAGAGGCAGACCTCATCATTGTTGCTGCCTGCGGCGAACGCGCCAACGAGGTGGTGGAGCTTTTCACGGAATTTCCCGAATTGGATGACCCCCGCACCGGGCGCAAACTGATGGAACGCACCATCATTGTTTGTAACACCTCAAACATGCCCGTGGCAGCGCGTGAAGCTTCGGTTTACACCGCCATGTCCATCGCGGAATATTATCGCGGCATGGGGCTCAAAGTTTTGCTTTTGGCAGACTCCACTTCCCGCTGGGCTCAGGCTCTGCGTGAAATGAGCAACAGGATGGAAGAGCTGCCCGGTCCGGACGCCTATCCCATGGACCTGCCCGCCATCATCTCAAACTTCTATTCCCGCGCGGGTTACGTGTATCTCAATAACGGCACCCCCGGCTCCATCACATTCATTGGGGCTGTTTCTCCCGCCGGTGGAAACCTCAAGGAACCCGTCACGGAATCCACAAAAAAAGCCGCCCGCTGTTTCTATTCTCTTTCTCAAGACAGAGCGGACAGCAAACGCTATCCCGCGGTTGACCCCATCGATTCCTATTCCAAATATCTGGAATATGATGAGGTTAGGGAATATCTTGATGAAAACATCGCCCCCGGCTGGGTGGACAGCGTCACCAAAGCCAAGGACATCCTCCTGCGTGGCAAGGAAGCCAAAGACCAGATTAACATTTTGGGCGACGACGGCGTTCCCCTGGATTACCACAGCCGTTTTTGGAAAAGCGAGCTTTTGGACCGCATCATTCTGGTTCAGGATGGCTTTGACGTCGTGGATAAATCCAGTCCCATGAAGCGCCAAGCCTATATGTTGAACTTCGTCTTGGACCTCTGCAACACCGAATTTTCCTTCGACAACTTCGAAGAACTGCAACCCTATTACAACCGGCTGATTAACGCCCTCACCCAGATGAACTATCAACCCTTTGAAAACGAAGAATTCAAAGCCTACGAAGACCAAATCAACAAAATAGTCGAGGAAAGGAGGGTAAACTGA
- a CDS encoding V-type ATP synthase subunit B — protein sequence MSTMAFQKIYTKLTQITKATCAVKATNVGYEELATVGGRLAQVVKIMGDTVTLQIFSGTEGIGTDAEVVFFGRPPSLRVSEQLAGRFFNAYGEPIDGGPQIEGKEVEIGGPSVNPVRREDPSELIATGIAGIDLNNTLVTGQKIPFFADPDQPYNQVMATVALRAKADKIILGGMGLSNDDYLYYKNTFENAGVIDKIISFVNTTDDPPVERLLVPDMALTAAEYFAIEKNEAVLVLLTDLTLYCDALSIVSNRMDEIPSKDSMPGSLYSDLAKIYEKAVQFPEGGSITIIAVTTISGGDITHAIPDNTGYITEGQLYLRRDTDIGKVIIDPARSLSRLKTKVMGKRTREDHPHVMSASVRLNADASNARTKMENGFDLSDYDQRAIDFAREYAEQILAIDVNIDTDQMLDTTWALFHKYFTPEEVAIRDELMQLYWKEA from the coding sequence ATGTCCACCATGGCATTTCAAAAGATTTATACCAAACTGACCCAGATTACCAAGGCCACTTGCGCCGTGAAAGCCACCAACGTGGGTTATGAAGAACTTGCCACCGTTGGAGGCAGGCTGGCACAGGTGGTGAAAATCATGGGCGACACCGTCACCCTGCAGATTTTCTCTGGCACCGAAGGCATCGGAACCGACGCCGAAGTGGTTTTCTTTGGACGGCCGCCCTCCCTGAGAGTGAGCGAACAGCTTGCTGGCAGGTTCTTTAACGCCTATGGCGAACCCATCGATGGCGGACCCCAGATTGAAGGCAAGGAAGTTGAAATTGGCGGACCCTCCGTGAACCCTGTCCGCCGCGAAGACCCTTCAGAACTCATCGCCACTGGCATCGCCGGCATCGACCTGAACAACACCCTCGTCACCGGCCAGAAAATCCCCTTCTTTGCCGACCCCGACCAGCCCTATAACCAGGTGATGGCAACCGTGGCGCTGCGTGCCAAAGCGGATAAAATCATCCTCGGCGGCATGGGACTTTCCAACGACGACTATCTATATTATAAGAACACCTTCGAAAACGCCGGTGTGATTGACAAAATTATTTCTTTTGTGAACACCACAGACGACCCGCCAGTGGAGCGTCTCCTGGTGCCGGACATGGCTCTCACCGCGGCAGAATATTTCGCCATCGAAAAAAACGAGGCGGTGCTGGTGCTGTTGACCGACCTAACCCTATATTGCGACGCGCTTTCCATCGTCAGCAACCGCATGGATGAAATTCCCTCGAAAGACTCCATGCCCGGCTCGCTCTATTCCGACCTTGCCAAAATCTATGAAAAAGCCGTGCAGTTCCCGGAAGGCGGTTCCATCACCATCATCGCTGTCACCACCATTTCCGGCGGCGACATCACCCACGCCATCCCAGACAACACAGGCTACATCACGGAAGGCCAGCTCTACCTGCGCCGCGACACCGATATCGGCAAAGTGATTATCGACCCCGCCCGCAGCCTTTCCCGCCTCAAAACCAAAGTGATGGGAAAACGCACCCGCGAAGACCATCCCCACGTGATGAGCGCTTCCGTCCGCCTCAACGCGGATGCCTCAAACGCCAGAACCAAGATGGAAAACGGCTTTGACCTTTCGGATTACGACCAGCGCGCCATCGATTTTGCCCGTGAATATGCCGAACAGATTCTTGCCATCGACGTAAACATCGATACCGACCAAATGCTGGACACCACCTGGGCTCTCTTCCATAAATATTTCACCCCCGAAGAAGTTGCCATCAGGGATGAACTTATGCAACTTTACTGGAAAGAGGCATGA
- a CDS encoding V-type ATP synthase subunit D, translating to MSFKFQYNKISQLQMEKQLQIREKALPTLKNKESALRMEVKRARDKARELETRLDEESRQLDEFMKLWAEFDPSLLSIRDVTIHTQKIAGVQVPVLGEIDFELQEYDLFQAPTWFLDGMELVKALATLKIERDFFLRKMNILEQVRKKTTQKVNLYEKVQIPAYEEAILKIKRFLEDEENLSKAAQKILKGRVEEEALA from the coding sequence ATGAGCTTTAAATTCCAATACAACAAGATTTCCCAATTGCAGATGGAAAAACAACTGCAAATCAGGGAAAAAGCCCTGCCCACGCTGAAGAACAAGGAATCGGCGCTGCGCATGGAAGTGAAACGCGCCCGGGACAAAGCTCGCGAGCTGGAAACCCGTTTGGATGAGGAAAGCCGCCAACTGGATGAGTTTATGAAGCTTTGGGCTGAATTCGACCCCAGCCTTCTCTCCATCCGCGACGTGACCATCCACACCCAAAAAATCGCGGGAGTGCAAGTCCCCGTTTTGGGCGAGATTGATTTTGAACTGCAGGAATATGACCTTTTCCAGGCGCCAACATGGTTTTTGGATGGCATGGAACTGGTTAAAGCCCTCGCCACGCTCAAAATCGAACGGGATTTCTTCCTGCGCAAAATGAATATCCTGGAGCAGGTTCGCAAAAAAACCACCCAAAAAGTGAACCTCTATGAAAAGGTGCAAATTCCCGCCTACGAAGAGGCAATCCTGAAAATCAAACGTTTTTTGGAAGACGAGGAAAACCTGTCCAAAGCGGCGCAGAAAATTCTGAAAGGCCGCGTGGAAGAGGAGGCTTTGGCATGA
- a CDS encoding V-type ATP synthase subunit K, with protein MPYILLQAGTDAVKALGGGSPAYILAWLGIFLMVALSGVGSAWGTVIGGSATVAAMKKRDDIFANSMILSALPGTQGLYGFGAFFILKDHITPEITMLTAAAIFGAGLISGVTNLISAYFQARIVANGIESMGNGNNVFTNTLILGVYPELYAIIAFAACFLISGML; from the coding sequence ATGCCGTACATTCTCTTACAAGCCGGAACTGACGCTGTCAAGGCCTTGGGCGGAGGCAGCCCGGCTTACATCCTGGCCTGGCTCGGGATTTTCCTGATGGTGGCCCTTTCCGGCGTGGGAAGCGCCTGGGGAACCGTGATTGGTGGCAGCGCCACGGTTGCGGCAATGAAAAAACGCGACGATATCTTTGCCAACAGCATGATTCTGTCCGCTCTGCCTGGAACGCAGGGCTTGTATGGATTCGGCGCCTTTTTCATCCTCAAAGACCACATCACACCCGAGATAACCATGCTCACGGCCGCAGCCATCTTCGGTGCCGGGCTCATTTCAGGCGTCACAAACCTGATTTCAGCCTATTTCCAAGCTCGTATCGTGGCAAACGGAATCGAAAGTATGGGTAATGGCAACAATGTCTTCACAAACACCCTCATCCTGGGCGTGTATCCTGAACTCTATGCCATTATTGCCTTTGCCGCTTGCTTCCTGATTAGTGGCATGCTGTAA
- a CDS encoding DUF4190 domain-containing protein has translation MTNQPHNQQGSGFSYSQGPPQWVPEPHRGMMILIFGIVGLFSCAVFSILAWVFGNQDLKKMDEGLMDPAGRENTKAGRILGIVGVIMNVLVVLPSIIYFVFVLGMTFGGQVPDIYDF, from the coding sequence ATGACAAATCAACCCCACAATCAGCAAGGTTCCGGTTTTTCATATTCTCAAGGTCCGCCCCAGTGGGTCCCGGAGCCACACCGCGGCATGATGATTCTCATCTTTGGCATCGTCGGGCTTTTCAGTTGTGCCGTCTTTTCCATTCTGGCTTGGGTTTTCGGAAACCAAGACCTCAAAAAAATGGATGAAGGCCTCATGGACCCAGCCGGACGCGAAAACACCAAGGCTGGCAGAATCTTGGGCATTGTTGGCGTAATCATGAATGTTTTGGTTGTCCTGCCTTCCATCATCTATTTTGTTTTCGTTTTGGGAATGACTTTCGGAGGCCAGGTCCCGGATATTTACGATTTCTAA
- a CDS encoding DUF2752 domain-containing protein produces MRLRVEKSSARFPGGSLPILLYAAFLAGYLYLHLLLEGSLQLCCFKALTGYNCPSCGISRAFFTLFSGRPLQALKYNPFMLLFSLGVLFQFFLQALFKRRLTLHATRIQRHTLYLILGILFLLNWLYLLIFLP; encoded by the coding sequence ATGCGCCTGCGCGTTGAAAAAAGCTCCGCCCGTTTTCCGGGTGGAAGCCTGCCAATTTTGCTCTACGCTGCCTTTTTGGCTGGCTATCTCTATCTCCATCTGCTTTTGGAAGGCTCTCTGCAGCTATGCTGCTTCAAGGCTCTCACCGGTTATAACTGCCCCAGTTGCGGCATTTCCCGCGCTTTTTTCACCCTCTTTTCCGGCCGTCCCCTCCAAGCTCTAAAATACAACCCCTTCATGCTGCTTTTTAGCCTCGGCGTTTTGTTCCAGTTTTTCCTGCAGGCTCTTTTCAAAAGACGCCTTACACTGCATGCCACACGCATACAACGCCATACACTTTATCTCATCCTCGGCATTCTCTTTT